In Asanoa sp. WMMD1127, one genomic interval encodes:
- a CDS encoding class I SAM-dependent methyltransferase, protein MTDYRTVNRANWDERAPAHAASPDYGLDRFAADPAYLHPVVRFDLPRLGDVRGLRGVHLQCHIGTDTISLSRLGARMTGLDFSPAAIAEARRLAERLDDPTEFVESDVYGAADVLPNESYDLVFTGIGALCWLPSVDRWAAVVARLLKPGGRLFIREGHPMLWTLDDARPDLLVVRYPYFETAEPMVFEDGGTYVNTDAVFTQNVTHEWNHGLGEIVTALLAHGLRLTALEEHDSAPWEALPGRMTLGDDDEWRLVEGRARVPLTYTLQAVKMDG, encoded by the coding sequence GTGACCGACTACCGCACCGTCAACCGCGCCAACTGGGACGAGCGCGCCCCCGCGCACGCCGCCTCGCCGGACTACGGCCTGGACAGGTTCGCGGCGGATCCCGCCTACCTGCACCCGGTGGTGCGGTTCGACCTGCCGCGGCTCGGCGACGTGCGCGGGCTGCGCGGCGTCCACCTGCAGTGCCACATCGGCACCGACACGATCTCGCTGTCGCGCCTCGGCGCCCGCATGACCGGCCTGGACTTCTCGCCGGCGGCGATCGCCGAGGCCCGCCGGCTCGCGGAGCGGCTCGACGACCCGACCGAGTTCGTCGAGTCCGACGTCTACGGCGCCGCCGACGTGCTGCCCAACGAGTCCTACGACCTGGTGTTCACCGGGATCGGGGCGCTCTGCTGGCTGCCTTCGGTCGACCGCTGGGCGGCGGTGGTGGCGCGGCTGCTCAAGCCGGGCGGCCGGCTGTTCATCCGCGAGGGCCACCCGATGCTGTGGACCCTCGACGACGCCCGGCCGGACCTGCTCGTGGTGCGCTACCCCTATTTCGAGACGGCCGAGCCGATGGTGTTCGAGGACGGCGGCACCTACGTCAACACCGACGCCGTGTTCACCCAGAACGTCACCCACGAGTGGAACCACGGCCTCGGCGAGATCGTCACCGCGCTGCTGGCCCACGGGCTGCGGCTGACGGCGCTGGAGGAGCACGACAGCGCGCCCTGGGAGGCGCTGCCGGGCCGGATGACGCTGGGCGACGACGACGAGTGGCGGCTGGTCGAGGGGCGTGCGCGGGTTCCGCTCACCTACACGCTCCAAGCGGTCAAGATGGACGGGTGA
- a CDS encoding zinc-binding alcohol dehydrogenase family protein, which produces MSDLPEAMTAWQVVDPGPLDTHPLRRATLPVPVPEPDEVLVRVEACAVCRTDLHVAEGDLPPHRSPVVPGHQIVGRVVGRGAQATAYAPGDRVGVAWLRHTDDTCVWCRRGSENLCPASRYTGWDADGGYAEYAAAPEAYVYPLPGDRDARELAPLLCAGIIGYRALLRAELPPGGTLGIYGFGASAHLTAQIAIAQGATVHVMTRSTVAQRLALELGAASAGGAADRPPDKLDSAILFAPVGTLVPVALAALDRGGTLAVAGIHLTDIPALNYEKHLFEERTLRSVTANTRADGRAYLEAARAHPPVVHRQEYALADADRALADLAGDRVDGVAVLVPQAMTSR; this is translated from the coding sequence GTGAGCGATCTCCCGGAGGCGATGACCGCCTGGCAGGTGGTCGATCCCGGCCCGCTGGACACCCATCCGCTGCGCCGGGCGACGCTGCCCGTGCCGGTGCCCGAGCCCGACGAGGTGCTGGTCCGGGTCGAGGCGTGCGCGGTCTGCCGCACCGACCTGCACGTCGCCGAGGGCGACCTGCCGCCGCACCGCAGCCCGGTGGTGCCCGGTCACCAGATCGTCGGCCGGGTCGTCGGTCGGGGCGCCCAGGCGACCGCCTACGCGCCCGGCGACCGGGTCGGCGTCGCCTGGCTGCGGCACACCGACGACACCTGCGTCTGGTGCCGGCGAGGGAGCGAGAACCTCTGCCCGGCCTCCCGCTACACCGGCTGGGACGCCGACGGCGGTTACGCCGAGTACGCGGCCGCCCCGGAGGCGTACGTCTATCCGCTGCCGGGGGACCGCGACGCGCGCGAGCTCGCACCGCTGCTCTGCGCCGGGATCATCGGCTACCGCGCGTTGCTCCGGGCCGAACTCCCGCCCGGGGGGACGCTGGGCATCTACGGGTTCGGCGCCTCGGCCCACCTGACCGCGCAGATCGCCATCGCGCAGGGTGCGACCGTACACGTGATGACCCGGTCCACCGTCGCGCAGCGACTGGCCCTCGAGCTCGGCGCGGCCTCGGCGGGCGGCGCGGCGGACCGGCCGCCGGACAAGCTGGACTCGGCGATCCTGTTCGCGCCGGTCGGCACGCTGGTGCCCGTGGCCCTCGCGGCGCTCGACCGGGGCGGGACGCTCGCCGTCGCGGGCATCCACCTGACCGACATCCCCGCGCTCAACTACGAGAAGCACCTGTTCGAGGAGCGCACGCTGCGCAGCGTCACCGCGAACACCCGCGCCGACGGGCGGGCCTACCTCGAGGCGGCGCGGGCCCATCCGCCGGTCGTGCACCGCCAAGAGTACGCGCTGGCCGACGCCGACCGGGCCCTGGCGGACCTGGCCGGCGACCGGGTCGACGGCGTGGCCGTGCTGGTGCCTCAGGCGATGACCTCGCGGTAG